ATTACATGTCAAGTTGTCTAAATTTAGAGGACTTTTACAGGTTAGGTTTAGGCTCATCTTTGGGGCTCTTAAGATGACAAGTTTTAACAAAAGGAGCAATCCTGAGTCACCACATTATGCTCattattttagtatttagtTATATATTAGCTTAACGTTGGACAGTTATTTCGGTTACAGTTACtagacaaaatgttttcacttttttctttatcCTATTATGACACTGTGTATATTATATACCATTATCAACCTTATGTTTTGCTCTGTTTGAAGTGGTTTAAAACTGAGTGACTTTGATCAAAGTGGGACTAGAAACAGAAATGAAGGTTTATAATCTAGTGGGATGTGTTTCAAGTTGCACCTGTGGATGGTGAGGTAGAGCCTCATCAGCTCAGTGAACTGGGCTTCACTGTAGCCCAGCATGTTGGTGAAGTTGTGGGACCAGTCCAGGTTGGAGTCGATGGCTCCGATGCTGCTGCCTTCACGATACAGGTTGCGGTAGATCTTGGCGGCAATGCAGGGCAGCTTTGCAATCAAGTCCATGGAGTCTTCATAGACAAACTAAGAGAATCAATGTGAAAACAGAGGAACGATCGTGTGTGAGCAGCAAGCACAAACAATAAGTTGGATTAAATTTATGTATGTAATTCACTGTCAAGGTTTAGGAAGGAAAAGATAAAACCAGgctacagtcatgctagcaaCGCTGTAATGTGATTTACACACTGTACCGAATTCCTTGACAATCCATCTACTGGTCgtcaagatatttcacattTCCGTTAGTGCCAAGTCACCAGCTTGGTTTCAGATAAGATaggtttcctgtgtgtgtagctgtaaACTCACCTCCCAGTACTTGGTCTTGTGGACGCCCTCAGAGTAGGCCCGTGCAAAGCTGCTCTCGCTGTTCAGAGCTGTGATGGCAGCGCTGAACTGAGACATGGGGTGTAGGTTTGTGGGGAAATTATCCAACATGGTGACGACGTGAGAGGGAAGCGCTGCTCTCTTCGCCCATTCTTTGGACACCCAGTTCACCTGGGAAACAGGAGCACACAATGTAAGTGACCTTAATACTTGCTTTTCTGCCCTTTCTATATAAAGCTTACATGTTGTTTACAGAGCATGATACAGACACGAGTTGGGAGGTTaagtcattcatttattttctcaccaTGTACAACCACAAAGCCAAGGAGACCAAACTTTTATGTTATGGAGGAAAAAGACGAATATGACCTGTCCTCCTTAGCTGACTTctttaaaggatttggctggtgattttttatactttttatttttcttactgtcaacaaatctcatatgcaGAGTCAAACCATCAATGAATTTAtttactaacaagtattgtgtctGATagtctgatatattgtatttggAACCGTTTCTAAACAAGTTACAGTAGCTGCAGTTTTCagggatgaaggaacatgtcacccagtgcaatggtgtgactcattgacatgtttttaatagtttttggacaacaacggaaGTCTACAGCTTAGAGGAATAAGATatgtcaggctttggatacatgTACAATACTTctaagtaggatgagttcattaaTAGTTTGGCTTGGCACATGAAATTtgtgacaataagaaaaaaaaatggaaaatggccagccaaatcctttaagtCAATAGCagattcatttataaaaatcaCACTATCAAAAGGACAAAGAGGTGAAAGCTTTTCTTTAAGTGAAAACTTGTGGTAAGCTAAAACGAGAAGGCTTATCAGTAAGGTTATCCTCATATCACCCTTTAAGGAGATAGCCGGCTGCACTAAAAAGGCCTATGTAAAAGGTACAGATTGCGTCTTGTTATCCCAGTTATAAAACAATCTCTAGCTCATATAAGACAGCTGTCTGAAGTCATAGATAGACAAGTCATATACAATCATTTGGCTGCCAAACGTCTTGTGATCCACCTTCCcatgtttataaatgtatatgaATGTCACCTCGTCTGACATTTCATTGCAGCAATATGCTGAAAATGCTAAAATACAGGGATGATGACACATGAGGATTTTCTGCCAGAATCTGCACAGCCCCTcctctttcttattattatagTGTAAAATGGTCTTTGCAGCAGCAATGCCCCTTTCCCACTCACCTGCTCCTCAGTGGGCACCTGTCCTGTGACCAGCAGCCAGAAGAGGCCCTCAGGCAGCGGCTCCTCGCCTCCTGGAGCTTTGGGCAGCAACTTCTGACACTCTGGAATGCTGTAGCCCCGGAAACGGATACCCTGTGTATCaatggagaaagaggaagagacgCAAACTGAATAGatgttgtgatttaaaaaaaaaggaagatatACAACAACTGCACCATTCTGCCACTGAAAGCTCTCAGGTTAAGTAAGAGAGCAATCAAGATAAGTGCCTAAAAGGAAGGCTAATCTCAAAGGCACCAAGGGTgttcaaaatataaaaccacTGCAAGAATGTCTACCATCTTAATGCTTTGTGCTACTTTCAACTATCAGTATACTGACCTCCTCAGGATCCAACACAGAGGTCTCATACACCAGACCCTTCATCCCCCTCATACCTCCATAGACCTGTGGATCAgaacatacaaaacataagcCTATACAGACATTTCATATATACAGTTGTACATTTGTAGTAACTGCAGTTATTTAACACTACACCTTTTAAGGCAAGATCTGACTGTTTTACTATTACATCATATTCTTGAAACTCAAGAGTTGCCGATTTTGGTTAGTAATGACAGTAAGGAGTTATCAACTTCTTCCCGTCATGTTAACAGGAATTttagaaaaattaaatttaCGTATTTAACTTGGcctataaaatggtgaaaaatgttgattattgtttctcaaagcccaaggtgCAACCGCAAATGTCAAGTTCTGTCtcaaccaacagttcaaaacccaaattattcagtttactatcatagaagactaaagaaaccaaaaaatattcacatttaagaatctGAAACCAGATAATTTTGGCACTATTTCttaataaaaaatgacttacaacaattaatctattatcaaaattgtCTTAGTCAACAGTCGCctcatcgttgcagctctaactgaAATACGTGTTGTTTATTGATGCCTATTCATTGTGTGAAAGTGAAACAGACCCACTGACCCAAGAAATTCGACTAAAATCCCTGTGGCAACTAgccagaggtcagaggtgaaaCGGATGATAAACAGAAGAGGACGACATTGTTACGAGTTTGAGACTGGCAATGTAGAGTAAAGGTTTGAGTGACTCAGCTAAAAATGTCTCTGATGTTAGAGAGCAGTGTGGTTTCATATTGTGACCTCTGGAAGATGACCGGGCAGTGATACCTGACACAGTAAATAAGGCTGGGCAGGCCCAGACGGATTAAGTAGACTAACATGCCATGTCTAATTTGCATCACGGTTGACGCCTACATGCTGCTCCTTCTTATATTAACGTGTCACACAGGAAACGAGCAAACTTATTTATTTGCGGTTTCAGAGCTGAAGAGTTACTCACCATGTCAACAGTGATTTGTCCTATGTTGGTTTTGCCATACTGCTGTTTAAAGTTCTTGATCCTGGACTGTTCTTTAGGGATGAGGTCTGCCAGAACATCCTTCAAAttctgtaaaaacacaacattaaaataaacatctagTCTTAAAATAAAACTCATTCCTCTAATATGAACAAGGGTTAATCAAACAGTTTATGTAAACATTTCAGGACCAAAAAAATTGATCTGTAGCTCCACAGAGGTCAGTGTGTTGAGAATACAGTATGAAATGCAACATCTTTCCCAAATAATGCACACAGATTACCTCTTATACTAAAAGAAAGGCAacctggggaaaaaaataaaagcagacgACCTTGTAGTGAACTTACTGTTGTTGATGCGCTGGCATTTCTGGCAGCCACAAGGAAGTAAGTGGCATTCTGTGGAGCAGACAAAGAATTGGTATTAGTAGCACAATGAAAAACCCTAACAAATAATTTAGTGGACACAGCTGCATTTCTAGATGACTAAAGCTCCTCACATATGAACTGAGACAACCTTGCAGCAGCTTAAAAGTTACATCGTGTTTGAACACTCTAAATATTTTGGACAATAACATCATACTGTTATGACTTCTTGTTAGTTCACAAGTCAGATGATCTTGCAACTGTGTCAAAcatgaagagctgcagctctGTCTTTTAACAGTCTCCCAGTTCAAACATCTATGAACTCAGTAACTCAATAGGTTTTAAATCAATCATCCTTAAGTAATTGGATCATCATAAACTCCTAAACAATGTGAATGCTAGAAATTAATCAAGGATCTAAATTTTTAATCCTTCCTCTCTTATATTGACAAGCATTTCATTTCTCATCTGTATGCAGCCTCAACTCCTCATCTTTATCAAGTGTCCAATCAGGATGCTTGACCATCTTGTTTCCATTGTAGTTGATTAGTGGTTCATTTCTACTCCACCTTATCCAAAATTTACACTGAGATGAGGTGATTGGTGAGATTAGTACAAACGGCTGCAACATGTAACATGTGGTGATGACTATTGCTGGACATTCCTCACATGACATAAGGAGAATTATCCTGCCCCCCCAAAAATATGTTCACAAACTGAAGGCTTGCAACTGATTGACAATGATGTAAAGATGTTCTGAGTTGCACACATATTGCTCCACTTCTGGAGCAATATCCACTTCTGGAGCAACATTTGTGGGTGCACCCAACAACATGCCACATCATGATCACACCACCAGTCCACAATATGTCAACATGTTCATTGATTTATGTGTTCATTTG
This window of the Thunnus albacares chromosome 5, fThuAlb1.1, whole genome shotgun sequence genome carries:
- the cs gene encoding citrate synthase, mitochondrial, with product MSFLSVSRLAPKLLNSKNATYFLVAARNASASTTNLKDVLADLIPKEQSRIKNFKQQYGKTNIGQITVDMVYGGMRGMKGLVYETSVLDPEEGIRFRGYSIPECQKLLPKAPGGEEPLPEGLFWLLVTGQVPTEEQVNWVSKEWAKRAALPSHVVTMLDNFPTNLHPMSQFSAAITALNSESSFARAYSEGVHKTKYWEFVYEDSMDLIAKLPCIAAKIYRNLYREGSSIGAIDSNLDWSHNFTNMLGYSEAQFTELMRLYLTIHSDHEGGNVSAHTSHLVGSALSDPYLSFSAAMNGLAGPLHGLANQEVLVWLTALQKEMGGEVSDERMRDYIWNTLKSGRVVPGYGHAVLRKTDPRYTCQREFALKHLPNDPMFKLVAQLYKIVPNVLLEQGKAKNPWPNVDAHSGVLLQYYGMTEMNYYTVLFGVSRALGVLAQLVWSRALGFPLERPKSMSTEGLMTLVGAKSG